In one window of Helianthus annuus cultivar XRQ/B chromosome 17, HanXRQr2.0-SUNRISE, whole genome shotgun sequence DNA:
- the LOC110920906 gene encoding asparagine synthetase domain-containing protein 1 isoform X2: protein MCGIALIISGVRVDLSHILPDATDYYYYSPHSQQSETTLFSVDDIKAALRKRGPDSLGSKSISLHVHDGRIIRSSVEEEEPTILSKSNVDIDLNNGLVGNFLFVGATLQLRGVHPITQPLVDKSGNILVYNGEVFGGIEIVNDSNDAEVLIESLSKCCNCLSCQHDAACSPGKYSVPEFLSKIKGPWALIYWQESSKTIWFGRDALGRRSLLIHRPNIKDSRLMLSSVSPPYALHADFGSENGPGEPSFWEELPCGVYSLSMNASKMNGNWVCEVKRHDWLDPLLQELIKWDRSLVEPTPDVLSDVYKTCSNEQEQRAKLHQEVLSALKESVRRRTIFSGVHQGNSPVAVLFSGGLDSMILAALLDQCLDPKYEIDLLNVSFDGQLAPDRISARAGVNELRKIAPLRRWNLVEIDAELSKLTPETPHVMSLINPSNTYMDLNIGIALWLAAGGDGWVSEEIGTDSNNHSECQRIKYKSESRILLVGSGADEQCAGYGRHKTKYKKSSWAGLNEEMKLDMQRIWKRNLGRDDRCIADNGKEARFPFLDEDVIRILLDIPLWEIADLRQPSGVGDKKILREVARMLHLQEAAVLPKRAIQFGSRIARESNRKNFGSNRAANQASAGSALFNPL, encoded by the exons ATGTGCGGAATCGCCCTAATCATCTCCGGTGTTCGTGTCGATTTATCGCATATTCTTCCAGATGCAAccgattattattattattcaccTCATTCTCAACAATCGGAAACT ACATTGTTTTCTGTAGATGATATCAAGGCAGCTCTGAGGAAAAGAGGCCCTGATAGTTTAGGAAGCAAGTCTATATCACTTCATGTTCATGATGGAAGGATTATTCGATCTTCGGTGGAGGAAGAAGAACCAACTATATTATCCAAATCAAACGTTGATATTGATTTGAATAATGGTTTAGTTGGAAATTTTTTATTTGTTGGTGCTACATTGCAATTAAGAGGAGTACATCCAATCACACAACCTTTGGTGGACAAATCTGGGAATATTCTTGTCTATAATG GTGAAGTGTTTGGAGGAATTGAGATCGTTAACGATAGCAATGATGCTGAAGTTCTCATTGAGTCCTTAAGTAAATGCTGCAACTGCCTTTCTTGTCAACATGACGCTGCATGTTCTCCTGGGAAGTACTCTGTTCCTGAATTTCTTTCGAAAATCAAGGGGCCTTGGGCTTTAATCTACTGGCAG gaGAGCTCAAAGACAATATGGTTTGGTAGAGATGCACTTGGAAGGCGAAGTCTTCTAATTCATCGGCCAAATATAAAAGACTCCCGACTCATGCTTTCTTCTGTATCACCACCTTACGCTCTTCATGCCG ATTTTGGATCTGAAAATGGACCCGGTGAACCAAGCTTTTGGGAAGAGCTTCCATGTGGAGTTTACAGCTTGTCCATGAATGCTTCAAAAATGAATGGAAATTGGGTGTGTGAAGTTAAAAGACATGATTGGCTTGATCCGTTGCTGCAAGAACTGATTAAGTGGGATAGATCTCTCGTGGAACCCACACCTGATGTTTTAAGTGATGTTTATAAAACGTGTTCTAATGAGCAAGAGCAACGGG CGAAATTGCATCAGGAAGTTCTCTCTGCGCTTAAAGAATCTGTGAGACGACGCACAATATTTTCAGGAGTCCACCAG GGCAATTCTCCAGTGGCTGTACTTTTTTCTGGTGGCTTAGATTCGATGATTCTTGCAGCATTGCTGGATCAGTGCTTAGATCCAAAAT ATGAAATTGATTTGTTGAATGTGAGTTTTGATGGTCAGTTAGCTCCTGACAGAATCTCTGCTAGGGCAGGTGTGAACGAGCTTAGAAAAATTGCCCCCTTGAGAAG ATGGAATCTGGTAGAGATAGATGCAGAATTGTCAAAATTGACTCCGGAGACACCACATGTCATGTCGCTTATCAATCCCTCGAATACATACATG GACCTTAATATTGGAATCGCCTTGTGGTTGGCAGCTGGCGGTGATGGGTGGGTGAGTGAAGAAATTGGGACGGATAGTAATAACCATTCAGAATGCCAGCGTATTAAGTACAAGTCTGAATCCAGAATTTTGTTGGTCGGTTCTGGTGCAGATGAGCAATGTGCTGGTTACGGCCGCCATAAAACTAAGTACAAAAAAAGCAG TTGGGCTGGGCTAAATGAAGAAATGAAATTAGATATGCAGAGAATATGGAAGAGGAACCTAGGTAGAGATGATAGATGCATTGCTGATAATGGCAAAGAG gcaAGATTTCCTTTTCTAGATGAGGATGTAATAAGGATACTGCTCGATATTCCACTATGGGAAATTGCTGACCTTCGCCAACCAAGTGGAGTTGGTGATAAAAAAATATTGCGTGAG
- the LOC110920906 gene encoding asparagine synthetase domain-containing protein 1 isoform X1 — translation MCGIALIISGVRVDLSHILPDATDYYYYSPHSQQSETTLFSVDDIKAALRKRGPDSLGSKSISLHVHDGRIIRSSVEEEEPTILSKSNVDIDLNNGLVGNFLFVGATLQLRGVHPITQPLVDKSGNILVYNGEVFGGIEIVNDSNDAEVLIESLSKCCNCLSCQHDAACSPGKYSVPEFLSKIKGPWALIYWQESSKTIWFGRDALGRRSLLIHRPNIKDSRLMLSSVSPPYALHAVTDFGSENGPGEPSFWEELPCGVYSLSMNASKMNGNWVCEVKRHDWLDPLLQELIKWDRSLVEPTPDVLSDVYKTCSNEQEQRAKLHQEVLSALKESVRRRTIFSGVHQGNSPVAVLFSGGLDSMILAALLDQCLDPKYEIDLLNVSFDGQLAPDRISARAGVNELRKIAPLRRWNLVEIDAELSKLTPETPHVMSLINPSNTYMDLNIGIALWLAAGGDGWVSEEIGTDSNNHSECQRIKYKSESRILLVGSGADEQCAGYGRHKTKYKKSSWAGLNEEMKLDMQRIWKRNLGRDDRCIADNGKEARFPFLDEDVIRILLDIPLWEIADLRQPSGVGDKKILREVARMLHLQEAAVLPKRAIQFGSRIARESNRKNFGSNRAANQASAGSALFNPL, via the exons ATGTGCGGAATCGCCCTAATCATCTCCGGTGTTCGTGTCGATTTATCGCATATTCTTCCAGATGCAAccgattattattattattcaccTCATTCTCAACAATCGGAAACT ACATTGTTTTCTGTAGATGATATCAAGGCAGCTCTGAGGAAAAGAGGCCCTGATAGTTTAGGAAGCAAGTCTATATCACTTCATGTTCATGATGGAAGGATTATTCGATCTTCGGTGGAGGAAGAAGAACCAACTATATTATCCAAATCAAACGTTGATATTGATTTGAATAATGGTTTAGTTGGAAATTTTTTATTTGTTGGTGCTACATTGCAATTAAGAGGAGTACATCCAATCACACAACCTTTGGTGGACAAATCTGGGAATATTCTTGTCTATAATG GTGAAGTGTTTGGAGGAATTGAGATCGTTAACGATAGCAATGATGCTGAAGTTCTCATTGAGTCCTTAAGTAAATGCTGCAACTGCCTTTCTTGTCAACATGACGCTGCATGTTCTCCTGGGAAGTACTCTGTTCCTGAATTTCTTTCGAAAATCAAGGGGCCTTGGGCTTTAATCTACTGGCAG gaGAGCTCAAAGACAATATGGTTTGGTAGAGATGCACTTGGAAGGCGAAGTCTTCTAATTCATCGGCCAAATATAAAAGACTCCCGACTCATGCTTTCTTCTGTATCACCACCTTACGCTCTTCATGCCG TTACAGATTTTGGATCTGAAAATGGACCCGGTGAACCAAGCTTTTGGGAAGAGCTTCCATGTGGAGTTTACAGCTTGTCCATGAATGCTTCAAAAATGAATGGAAATTGGGTGTGTGAAGTTAAAAGACATGATTGGCTTGATCCGTTGCTGCAAGAACTGATTAAGTGGGATAGATCTCTCGTGGAACCCACACCTGATGTTTTAAGTGATGTTTATAAAACGTGTTCTAATGAGCAAGAGCAACGGG CGAAATTGCATCAGGAAGTTCTCTCTGCGCTTAAAGAATCTGTGAGACGACGCACAATATTTTCAGGAGTCCACCAG GGCAATTCTCCAGTGGCTGTACTTTTTTCTGGTGGCTTAGATTCGATGATTCTTGCAGCATTGCTGGATCAGTGCTTAGATCCAAAAT ATGAAATTGATTTGTTGAATGTGAGTTTTGATGGTCAGTTAGCTCCTGACAGAATCTCTGCTAGGGCAGGTGTGAACGAGCTTAGAAAAATTGCCCCCTTGAGAAG ATGGAATCTGGTAGAGATAGATGCAGAATTGTCAAAATTGACTCCGGAGACACCACATGTCATGTCGCTTATCAATCCCTCGAATACATACATG GACCTTAATATTGGAATCGCCTTGTGGTTGGCAGCTGGCGGTGATGGGTGGGTGAGTGAAGAAATTGGGACGGATAGTAATAACCATTCAGAATGCCAGCGTATTAAGTACAAGTCTGAATCCAGAATTTTGTTGGTCGGTTCTGGTGCAGATGAGCAATGTGCTGGTTACGGCCGCCATAAAACTAAGTACAAAAAAAGCAG TTGGGCTGGGCTAAATGAAGAAATGAAATTAGATATGCAGAGAATATGGAAGAGGAACCTAGGTAGAGATGATAGATGCATTGCTGATAATGGCAAAGAG gcaAGATTTCCTTTTCTAGATGAGGATGTAATAAGGATACTGCTCGATATTCCACTATGGGAAATTGCTGACCTTCGCCAACCAAGTGGAGTTGGTGATAAAAAAATATTGCGTGAG
- the LOC110924362 gene encoding uncharacterized protein LOC110924362, producing the protein MERLPTKCALARRNVPVQNQLCVLCGDYEETSEHVFVSCQFAQTIWQNLAGWCMIPPVIAFGIGDLLTLHESSSGSRKIRKVIHALVLVTFWSIWKARNEVVFRQVKANTTRSLDEIKSVTYLWVKSRAKVAALSWEDWSRFSLGVL; encoded by the coding sequence ATGGAAAGATTGCCGACAAAGTGCGCTTTAGCTAGAAGAAATGTCCCGGTTCAGAATCAACTGTGCGTATTATGCGGAGATTACGAAGAGACATCAGAGCATGTTTTTGTTTCGTGTCAATTTGCACAAACGATATGGCAAAATTTGGCCGGATGGTGTATGATCCCTCCGGTAATTGCGTTTGGTATTGGTGACTTACTTACGTTACATGAATCGAGTTCGGGTTCGAGAAAGATAAGGAAAGTAATACATGCTTTAGTCTTGGTGACGTTTTGGAGTATTTGGAAGGCTAGAAACGAAGTCGTTTTTAGACAAGTTAAAGCAAATACGACAAGGAGTTTGGATGAGATCAAATCGGTAACGTATTTATGGGTCAAATCTAGAGCAAAAGTGGCGGCTTTAAGTTGGGAAGATTGGAGTCGGTTTAGTTTGGGCGTCTTGTGA
- the LOC110920907 gene encoding uncharacterized protein LOC110920907, whose product MNYNMNGWERTIPELHHMLKTAETNIPTKGNPVLAIREGRITKKKQSKGKGKASKQDKGKGKKVATPKAKPHKDAKCFHCDEIGHWKRNCPKYLAELKLKKLQIGESSGTKKD is encoded by the exons atgaactataacatgaatgggTGGGAAAGAACGATCCCAGAGTTGCATCATATGCTAAAAACTGCTGAGACAAACATCCCAACTAAGGGCAATCCAGTGCTAGCGATCAGGGAAGGAAGAATTACCAAGAAGAAGCAATCCAAGGGAAAAGGCAAGGCGAGTAAGCAAGACAAGGGCAAAGGCAAAAAGGTTGCCACTCCGAAGGCAAAGCCTCATAAAGATGCCAAGTGTTTTCATTGTGATGAGATCGGGCATTGGAAGAGGAATTGTCCCAAGTACCTGGCTGAGCTGAAGCTTAAGAAGCTGCAGataggagaatcctcag ggactaaaaaggattag